TTACTTATGCTACATTCTCTTCAGGCTTTCAAATATATGACAGTCGGCTAGCCAAACACAAGATTAAGTGGATTTTGAACAAAACATTAAGAGCTAAATATTCACGAAGTTCTGTGTGCGTGATGCTTTTGACAAATTCAGGTTTTGATACTCATAAATGAGTCAGTTGGACCTAAGGCTAACCCCCGGGGCAGGTGCAGTCGTGACGCGTTAAACACGTCATTATCGGGTGTTAATTGTGTGCAGAGATGTAGCCAACAGCAGTTTTCACAATAACAATaaccaagcatcatgaacaaGAGTCGGCTTGAGCCCTGGCACAAAATAATTAGTCATTCTCGCTTCTTCCGCTCATTAAGAAAATGAAGATGGGGCaattttttggggaaaaaagagcccTCCCAGTATTCAATAGCGGATCTTTATAGCGGGCCATTTTTCCctccaatttttcttttttgtggcaGAAGTCGGATCAGATGCTCATCCAGTAATGAAGCTCTGAACTCGTTAGGGCGCGTTACGATGGAAAAGCTTGTGACGGAAGTCAGACCGGGCCGTTTTGGCTCACACGTCGGGCGTCCTCGGTGTTCCGTACACCATCTGCTGATGGGTTTTAGACCCGTGGGTGGGTGACACGTATGAAGCGAGCTTACATATGTGAACGTGAGGTCTGTGTTACACCATATAGACCAGAGTGCTAGCGCCAACAGCTTTGCTAATATTTGCCAGTTCTCCAGAATTTACTAGCATTTTAATGCTGTCACAACTAGCTAATGCAGGCTAATTGTACTGTATGCTAATATTGACATGATGATAACGTTCTGTGAGCCTGACTCTGGTAGGCTCTGGGTAAACCTGTTTTAGGttaagtacacacacacacccacacacacacacacacacacacacacacacacacacacacatgcaggtctCCACTGTGACAACAAAGAGCAGTGAGTCCTCTCTCAGATCAGCTGTTTTcgtgtctcctgctgctgtttgtacAGCAGAGTCATGTTTCCACTCTGTGTGACGTCCATAACGAGCCGGCGGCTAATGGCTGTTTTGATAGACTTGGGTGACTTGGATTGGATGAAAACGAGTGAAAGGCAGAAGATTTTCAGACCGACGTGAAGGCGATGAAGACGAAAAAGATAACACATCTAACAGAAGAAAGAATTTGGCTGGGAACCAGGACAGAACCGGAGATCCTCCGGTCTAAACCAGACCACACTGGCAGAGCTGAAGCCCCCAACAGGATCATCACGGCTGGGTGAAGATCCTCCCCCACGGCCCCTCACCcgcctcagacaggaagtcgaTCACACCGTTGGCCTGCTAATGGGAAGGATCACACATGGCGGTACAACAAGGGTGGGACAAGCTGTCACCGCTTCTCTGACAGGTGCagatttcccagaatgcactgcagCCATCAAAGCCCCCGgatctccagctgctccctgctgACGAGCCAAACGAGTCTGTTTATCTCAAACTCGAGTGGTTTTTAGTCAGGCAGGCAGCAAACTAGGTTTCACCCCGCAGCTCTACCAGCACGACTGCTCTTCTCTGCTCGTAGCTCAGGGTTGCAGGGGAATCAGccagaccccccaccccccagccacTCCCAACCGGCTCCTCAGGTGAAACCCTAAAGGGCCAGCCAAGAGATATCATCTCTCCCATGTGCCCTACGTCTCCCCCAGGTTCTCTGACTGGATGGACATGCCTGAATCACCACCCCAGGGAGGGCGCGCTGGCTCCAACCTCCCTCAACCGGCTCCTCTCAACCCGGAGGAGTAGCGGCTCTATTGTTACCTCTAAATGAGAGGCACAGATGGGACGGAATCTTGTTGTTTTTGGCCATTTTCATTTTATGTAAACAGGCCCTAAAACTCGTCCATTAAGGGCGGTATCGCCGATCCACGGTGGGCGATCCACCCAGATTTATCTGTGTATGTCCTGTTACTGAATACGTGACAGCTAGCTAACATCCGTACCAGATTACTGTCACGACAAACATCCGTCACGTAAGTCACAACAAGTTTCTCAGTGTTTTCGTACACCTACAGTTGATTCACGGCCCTTCTCCTGAAACAGGCAAACGAACCAAACCATGCTAgcacacagtctctggtctgaTGAAACGGCGGGAAACCATCTCAGGCCGCGATGGTTGAGATTTATGCTTGTTTGGTGCAAATATCTCAAAAATTTGATAAATGTTACCGCGGACTCGGGTCGGTATTCGCGAAGTCCCGGGTGCGAACGGACTTGAGGCGAACAATATGGATCCTGGTTTATTTCCTGACACACTTTTCTAAACAGTGGACAAAGAAATATGCAGCGAGCGCACTCCCCCTCCTCGGTTTTTAGGGCCGTTTGACGTAAGTAGGGCGACACTCGACATTTTTCGGGGGGATGTTTGCGGCGCAGAagtgatgtttttgtttcccGCAGCTGAAAAACTCGTAAATCTTGTTCCGTGTTTTATTACTGCGGCAGATTCATGGGAGCAAATTTGTGTTGGCTCGTATTTTCCTGGCCGGAGCTCAACAAATATCGTGTGAGGAGTGGAGCTGTCGTTGGTGTTCTGGTGGATTCTCCTCCAGCAGGCGGTGACAGTCGGTGTGTCGGTGTGCGCGAACAAAGAAATCGCTCTGTTTCTGTTGCCTGAACCCTCGTTGGCTCTCTTTCCgagctctttctcttttttgaaaatGTCTCAGAAAAGTTTCCGTCCGCTGCCGGATTTTTCGCAGCGTAAGCTTCAGTTTGAGCGACGACGTCGTCTGTGTCCggcggaaaaaaaaaacttttacgAAAACACTTTTCAGGCACAAAAATCTCTTTTATTATTCGCTCCGACAGCAGGTCTGAAAGAGTCAGTCTGAGGGAAATAAAAGTTGGGGAAACTGTCACAAAGCTTAAAGAAACGTCAGATTTTACAAGCTGTGAAGGGTGAAGAGGGCAAATAAAACCCTTTCATGATATATTAAGTTTATGTACGTCTGAGTCTAAAAAGTGACGATAAACTGGAATCAGAGTGGAAACTAGCGAACATGCGCTAATGCAACATAaacatttggacttttttttgtgtttttacacaaAGGAATTTGTGTTATTCTAAGCAACTGATGCGTTATAATCACTGAGATCAACATGCTAATCAGCTAGCTGACTCTGAGAGGCCCCAGGTGGGCAACAAGACCGTCATCCCCACCCCAAACGCCCAGTCTGGCTACGACCAAAGATAAGAAGCAGCAAGAGATTCAAAAAAGTTCCTAAATGATGCTGTAAATAAAGTACAGTCGAATTAAACCCGTTAGTAAATGGCTTTTTACTGAGCTAATACTGAGCTAAGCTACCATTAATGTCCGCAGGTCTGTTGTCCGTATATATATTCAGCTTGTAACAGATCATTTTACTTCCATCCCTACAGCTACGACTACTAAAATtagttcatttttaaaaacaaacatgacgAAGTGACATGAAAAATCCCCTTTTTGGTGAAACCCTGAAGAGCGTGAGCGGCGTTAACGAGGACGAGCCGCTCTGCTGCCGACAGGCTCCATTAGGAGGCGGCTGGGCTGCAGATTGGGGTTAACTGGGGCAGATCGGCCCGATACGGCCGCTGGAGCGAGGAGCTCTGTTGTCAGGAGAAGAGCCTCGAAAAGAGCAGGAAGACGGAACCATCCCAGCTCATCCCACTTTTACACCTTTATTAAAACGTACACACTCTGGTCACTCCGTGGACGCCGTGTTGGACCTCCTGCCGACTCAAGTGTCAGGTTTGTTTCGCCGTTTCGCCACCTCGGAGTTGTTTTCCGCCGTTTTTGGGTGAAATCTGAGCCCGTGTGGTGGAGGCGGATTCACACTAAGCCCCGTCTTTACGCTCCGCTGGAAAATCCGTCAAAATCTGGCAGGACGGAGACGGTATCCATCAGAATTTTCCACAGACTTCCCGATTCCTTCTTCTCTCGCTTCAGGAATCCCAAATGTGAAGACCAGGTTTGACAAAAGCGTGTCAGAGGGATCCAGAACGGGTTATTTGGGACTGGCTGAAACGCAAAGGTCCGAGCCTCTGGGCCTCAGCGTCGTGCTAGCAACCGCGCAGCGataaagctgctgctcttcaacaCACTTCCCGACCCAAACCTCAAAGGAGCGTTTACGTCCAACACAAAGAGATGAAAGAGCACGATCGgtgaaacgggaacctttgatTAGGATTAATGGAGATTTACGTCCAGCAGCCAGAGAGTCCGGTTGTCCTGGGAGGGACCCCGGTGTGTGCTAACGGAGGCTAACGAGCTAAAGGCGAGTCCCATCCATTAAAGGGTGAGTCGTCTGTGTTTCCGAGGTTGGACCGGCTCCCTCGCCGGCTTATCGCACTCTGGACTCACGCGCTGATGAAAGCCGGCGGTCCTAATCGAGTTGTTTAGCGCCGTCAAACTGTCAATTTAATCCGGAACGAGAGGGAGATTTTCGCAGGACGATTTGGAGAGTCGACTGATGGTTAATTACCAACGGGATCGTTTGCAGGCTGCTGGAGCTCCGGAGGCCGCGAGGTCGCCGGGTTTGGGCTGAGTTTTGATGAACAAACGAGTCGTTCTGCACCGGCACTTGGTTCCAACAACCCGGAGAAGCCCTGGAAAATCGCGTTTAATCATATTTTGGAGTAATTATTAATGTTTAGTTTGTAGTTTCACCCATGGGATTCAGAACATAATTAAAAAAACGATAACTTTTCTAATGGACTCTGAACACcatcgggtcaaaggtcaccggcCAAGCTGGTTAACAATGGCAGAAAACAGATGTTTGTCTtcaggctggaaaacaaaacacgtccagtttttaataattaattcaGTTAATTACAGTTAATGTGACACAGAGGGATTCCTCCCTGCCGTCTATAGAACCTTGTGTTgatgtctctctgtccctctgtccctctgtccctctgtcctctgaccCTACAGGTGACCTGCTGCGAGGCTTCCATACACAGCATGGCCACGCCCCCACCGCGTCGTTATCTCCGTCACCTTGGAGACGTCTAATTGGCCTCTGTGCCAGTCGCACCTCCCTCGGCTCGGGATGAACGACAGACGGAGGTCAACTCATAACCAGCCCCATGAATATGGACGAGGGCCTTCGGGTTTTGGCGAGAGGACGGCCCAAAAGATAACGGCCCCTCCCCCGACTCCCCTGGGACCCAGGCGCTCAAGGCTGTAACTAAAACAGACacagtgcatcatgggagtgGGGGCTGATCTCAAATCGCCTGACACGTTTGCCACAAACCCCCTCCGACGTCTCATCTCTCAGCTGCTTTTTTCCGGTTTATTCCACCTTAAGATGAACACGGCTCTTGTCACTTGGCAACgatgaatgctaatgctacacagctgctagctgctgctagtGGATGCGTTCCCTGTTTGACCGAAATAAATGAGCACAAATGCACCACTTTCACCTGTTTTGTTAAAGGCAGACGTGCTGACGAGTAGAAGCTGATTATTATGGGCTGCGCGGGCTGCGCTAGCCTGAAGGACGGACGGCCTGGGAAGCGTGAGGTCTGGTGAGTGACACCAAGTGAGCAACCTTAAAGCCAGAGTCATGGAGTTCAAAGAAAAGGGAAGTAAAACCAGCAAAGCTGTAGAACTCAGGCCGCGGAGGGTAACGCCTGCCATAAGCAAAATTCACATCCTGCTTTCTGCGCGATAAATAACGGAGCGTGATTTTAATGATGATGAATCCGACGCGGCGGCTGTGGCGGCAGCGGGGTGAGTGCAGATTTATGGATTTTACACTTCGGCTTCATTTTCTATAATTAAGTCACCGGGTTTGATGTCAGATTTATTGCAGAACAAATCCGCAAATGTCGGAATTAAACATCCGATcatctatttttatttaaaattaggGATTTGACAGGATGGACAAAATGGAAATAGATGTCAGCGTGTATCAGAGGAAGAACCTGAAGATGGAAGGCCTCATCCCCAAAGGTGCGTGATcaccttcagcagaacctgAAGAACCTTGTGGTTCTTTATCTTCTTGGATGCTTCTTTCCTGGTTTCGTGCGTTCACGACAACGTTCCACCAGTTTCAAAGGTTCTCCTTGGAACCTTTCCGGTTTACAGGATGGATCAAACAGATTATTGAAAGGAAAATGTCCTCATGAGGCTCAAGATCAAAGCAAATGCCCTTTTTTCATAGATCTGTGTCTAACTTTTCCAACAGAGATTCTAAATCTTGTTtacccttttttatttttagggaATGTTCAGAGGAAAACGTCACCTTCCCGGTGCCtgagcgtgtgtttgtggttaACGTGCGCTCTCCTGCTGGCTGGAAACATCGGACAGTTCGTCTACTGTGAGCAGCTCTTCGTTTGGAGCCGGTAGTGATGAGAATCATCTCGCTCCTCATCAAATTTTCCCTTCCACAGATAAACTAATGGACCATCTCGTCTTGGGGACTCAAGAGAAGGGAGACCTTGAGGCCAGACTTGGAAACCTgacggaggagaaggagcaactACAGGAGACTTTGAAGGCGGCCCACACCGAACGAGATCAGCTCTCTGTTACCCTCATCAACCTGGAAACCACCAGAGACCGACTGGAAGCTAGCTACAACCTCTCGAAAGAGGAGGTTGGAAGGTTGCGGACGCGGTACAACGATTCCCGTGAGGATCTGAAAGAGCTGCAGGCGAAGTTCAACCGACTGAAGACGGAGAACGACAGATCAAAACAGGAATTTCGGCAGCTCCAGGGCAACTTCTCCTCACTGGGGACGGAGAAGGACCAACTGCAGACGCAGCACAGGCAGCTGAGCGACGCTAAAACTCAGCTTCAGAGCAGCTACAGCTCCCTGGAGAAGAGGTTCACGTCTCTGCTGACAGAAAAGGATCAACTCCAGAGCAACTACCAAAACCTCCAAACACAAAGTGACCAATCCAAGCGGgaacttcagcagctccagggcGACTTCTCGTCCTTACAAGCTGAGAAGGACCAGTTGCAGAGGAACTACGGGGCTCTGAGCAACGGCAAGAGTCAACTCCAGAGCAACTTTGATGCCTTGAACAGGGAGAAACAAACGTTGAAGAGTAATTTAGATTCTTTGAGCCACAGCAAGAGTCAACTCCAGAGCAACTTTGATGCCTTGAACAGGGAGAAACAAACGTTGAAGAGTAATTTAGATTCTTTGAGCAAGGAGAAAGGCCAACTCCAGAGCAACTTTGATGCCTTGAACAGGGAGAAACAAACGTTGAAGAGTAATTTAGATTCTTTGAGCAAGGAGAAAGCccactgatcagctgtgagggctataaatgctccacagtctgggcagtcactctcttgcttggctccctccaggactgcttgggtgttctgctttggtttgttgttttgcctgatcaatcaataaattccctttgttctaaaatccatcctgtgtgttctccctactttgtctgatccatgagctggttcatgacacAAGTCCAAAGTTgccttccagcagctccagggcgACTTCTCGTCCTTAAAAGCCGAGAAGGACCAGTTGCAGAGGAACTACGCTGCTTTGAGCCACAGCAAGAGTCAACTCCAGAGCAACTTTGATGCCTTGAACAGGGCGAAGACGGAAGTTCAGAGGCGCTACGACGACGCCGTCAAAGTCAGGGACCAGCTCCAGAAGAAGATCTGCCAAGTCAGGAAAAGTAAattgtgtgatgtttttgtcGCTGTTGTCCGCTGGTCGTGCGACGGCTGTGTGACTTCAGCTGTTACTACGTTTCGACTACGACCAAAAGCTGGAAACAGAGCAGAGATCCGTCTAGCTGGATCCGTTACCGATCGCCGTTTGTTCTGCAGGTACTGGCAGCCCGGACAGCCCAACAGCGACGGAGGGAACCAGGACTGTGGGGAGCTCCTGCAAGACTCGTCGGGGGCGGGTCAGTGGAACGACAACGCCTGCACGGCCGAACAGACGTGGGTCTGTGAAAAATAAGAGCGGATCGGACCCCAAAGGAGGCGTGATCGGTCCGATTGGTATTGTTGGTGATTCTGGAGGCGGAGACTGAGGGAGGAAGGCTGGTCAGTCAGGTGTTAGCCCCACCCATGCCCCGCCCCCAGCTCATTGGATATGCAGAAGCTTGAGACCTGatcaacattattattattacatgtattaaaatgtcaaatgtaACTTGAATCAAGGCTGTTTTGAGGTTTAATTGCTTCcatgtgaatttttttttttacaattttttggtttttttgcctCCAAACACACGTTGAGAACGTTTCTGCTGAGTCGTGGCTCCCTCTGGTTAATGATTCTAACCCAGGAAGGTCCAAACTCACGTGTGAGACCGGAGACGACCCGTCTCTGAGGTCGCTCCGGGGTCGCGGAGCGGTTTGGGGACCCAGCGTGCAGTTCAGGTTGGCCGTGGTGGAGGTTAGCCCGGAACGCCACCGGTCTTCCCCTCAGCCATTAATCTGGACTGTGATGTAATGCAGCTGTGGTCAGGTGGTGAAGGAAGCCCCTCCCACTAACCTCGGCTATGCCGAGGTTACCTCAAACTgcggcaccacagaagaagaaccacCGCGGAGCATCTGCTACTGCTGTTCGGGGTTtacccagaatgctctgctTCAGGACCAGCCAGCAGATCAAAGCTTTTCTTCACAGCGACGACCTCGGCGcacgtcgcccccccccccctcggctgCTCATATCCACAGGTGCGTTTTCtgcccgcaggtgcgtctgaCTCAGCATCACGCCGCTGCATCAGGACGCCGCCGGCCCCCAGGACCACACAGCCTTGTTTACCGCATTCTTCTGCCACCTGGGGTGAACATGATTGACACCTGTGGTCAGTGATTCACCAGTACGGCTCCCCCTCGACCCCCCACCGACGccggggggcggggctaacTATCTTGTTGCTCTTTTATCTCTCTTCTCTGATCAGAAAAGGCTAAAACGCGGCCAAAGATCTTGCATTTTATCTTAAGACTTTTTGTAGCACACGTAGCCAGCGTGCTAACATTAGCCAGCATGCTAACACAACACGGATAAATTAAAAGACTCGACACACCGAAATGTCACCATGAAGGCCTCATCGCCGCCGTTTGTGGGCGAGAAAGAGTTTAACGCGCcaaacgccccctggtggtcgatCCTGGTAGCGAACAGGTTTATTTAGCAGTTAAACCGAAATAGAAGTTTAACCACATAATTAAGATGCGaaatattctgtttttaaaagtacAAACAAGGTAAAACGGCTGCATTCCTCTTCTGCTGCGTGCAGCTTTGTTTCTGATCCAAACACGTGCAGACACGTCCGCAGCTGCCGAGTCCCGATTTCACCGAATTATTACACGTTTTATTCGTCAGGTGCGCTGCAGATTCACACCCGTCCATTTTCCACGTGCACAAGTGTCACTGACGGGCTCCAGTAAATAGTGTAGTCACGCAAACGCACCGCGTCAGCGCCACTTAGTCAACACTCGTCTGTCCGCCGGCCTCCAGGAGGGGGGACACAGGTGATCCGACGCCCCCGCTAGGGGACAATCAGAGCTCCCACTCATCAGATGTTCCCGGCGTTCCCACCAACACTCACATCGTGTTTTTATGTAAACACCCTGAGAGGCTCGGCTTTAACCGCATCTGCAATAGCCAGGGATTAGCGTGATGACGGTTAGCTGAAAGAGCAAATGTGAGTCACCATTACGGAGGCTGAAGTTCATCAAAGACGTGTCGAACTGGTTTGAGTCATCAATCACCTGGAAGGTACAGACGTCACACAACGAGCCCATTCAATACAGAGAACACACCGGCTAACAGAGAGCTAACGGAGGGCGAACAGAGGGCTAACGGAGGGCGAACAGAGGGCTAATGGAGAGCTAACGGAGGGCTAATGAAGGGCTAACAGAGGGCTAACAGTGAGCTCCCGAAGGGCTAACAGAGGGATAACGGAGGCCGAACAGTGGGCTAACAGAGGGCTAATGGAGAGCTAACAGAGGGCTAATGGAGAGCTAACAGTGAGCTCGCGAAGGGCTAACAGATCTGCCCCTCTGCTTTTACCATGGCAACCCCACAGACAGGTTATTTACTCGTCCCCACAGGAGTTGGAATTAAAACACAGCTCTGGAGATGGACACGGATCATTTGCCAGGCTGAAACACAAACTGGAGCCGGTCACAGGGCCCCGTTCCGTGTACGGAGGAACACGGGAGCGGCGGCGCTCCGACATCAGGGCAGATACGATAAACACGGCATTTCCCTCAGACGCCGCTTTTCAGCTGAAACAGACGTCTGAGGAGCAACAGTGTGGAACCACAGCGCATTATCCAGCCTGATGGAACTCCAGATATGCTTTCAGCTCAGGATGGGGGGGACACTTGAGACCCACAGCGTTAGCTTAGAAAGGCTAACAGCACAGGGATACAGAGTCATGTATTCATTTTCCTTTAAACATCAAGATAAGGTGTTGGTGCCCAGCTACTGGTACTTgtactggtgctggttctgctgactgGCTCTGGATCTGGttctgctgatggtgctggttctggtgctggtgttAATGCTGATGCTGGttctggtactggtgctggttctgctgactgtatctggatctggatctggtgCTGTTGTTAATGCTGATGCTGGTTCTGGTATTGGTGCCCAGCTACTGATACttgtactggtgctggtgctggttctgctgactgGCTCTGGATCTGGttctggtgttggtgctggttcTGGCGTTGTCCCCATATGCGATGCTCACCTTTGGGGCg
This genomic stretch from Takifugu flavidus isolate HTHZ2018 chromosome 9, ASM371156v2, whole genome shotgun sequence harbors:
- the LOC130531886 gene encoding C-type lectin domain family 4 member M-like — protein: MDKMEIDVSVYQRKNLKMEGLIPKGNVQRKTSPSRCLSVCLWLTCALLLAGNIGQFVYYKLMDHLVLGTQEKGDLEARLGNLTEEKEQLQETLKAAHTERDQLSVTLINLETTRDRLEASYNLSKEEVGRLRTRYNDSREDLKELQAKFNRLKTENDRSKQEFRQLQGNFSSLGTEKDQLQTQHRQLSDAKTQLQSSYSSLEKRFTSLLTEKDQLQSNYQNLQTQSDQSKRELQQLQGDFSSLQAEKDQLQRNYGALSNGKSQLQSNFDALNREKQTLKSNLDSLSHSKSQLQSNFDALNREKQTLKSNLDSLSKEKGQLQSNFDALNREKQTLKTEKDQLQRNYAALSHSKSQLQSNFDALNRAKTEVQRRYDDAVKVRDQLQKKICQVRKSKLYWQPGQPNSDGGNQDCGELLQDSSGAGQWNDNACTAEQTWVCEK